GCGTTCCGGTGAAGTTCCCAAAGAGAATGGCTTTTATGTGCCGGGTACCTACTATCTTTACTATACGATTGAAAGCTACCAATCCTCCTTGCAGCTGCGCAAAATTATTGTGGAGGATACGCCCCCGGTCATCCATTTATTTAATCAAAAAGGTGACGAAGTAGACCAACTGTCCCCGGAAAGCCTAATTATTCTACCTTGGTGTGAGTTCCTCTCAGAAGAGGGCACGAATGATGAGGAGAAAGTGCACAACTGGGAGAAAAACTGGTGGCCGATGAAATCTTTGTATGCTCCCGAAGAACCCGAAGAGTATGGTTTCAGTGTTACCCACATTTGTGAGGACAACAGTCTCTTGAGTTCTTGGGTTGACCTTAAAGGTATCGGGATTATTCGAAACACCTTGCTGAATACGGCAGCCGCAGGAAGTGTTTATGACCACGTGGGATTATACCCACTTACCTATGAGTTGAATTATCCGTCTCATAAAATTGTTAGCAAAACGCGTTACGTACTAATCACTGAAAATCTGAGTGTTGACCTTGACTTTCTGGGTTCAGGATATACTATTGAGGACGGACAGGAACTTGTTCGAATTGAATGTGGAAGCAGCACCATTTTCAATCCGCCCGAAGTTGTGCGTGTCTGGAGCCAATGCTCAAATGCGGATTTAACAGCGGTGTATGAAACGACCATAAATGCCTTTAAATGGGAAGGCTCAAGATGGAGCCCCATGGAGTTGAAAGAAGAACCAATTAATACCAGTGAGCCAGGGCGCTATAAATTTATTTATTATGCTAAGTATAAGAGCGGTGAAGATATCCCCATTCATACCCTAAAAGTGCTTGTGGAAGACACACAAGGGCCGATCATTACCCTGAACGAGGGTGAAGAGTTTTATATTCCATGCGGCAGTGTTTTTAAGGAGCCGGGTTTTAATGCAATGGATCAATGCGACGGTGATCTGACCGGGCAAGTGCGAATAAGCGGTTATCCTGTCACGGATCGCGAGTATCGTACCTATACGGTGAAAGACAGTTCCGGTTATGAAAGTTCTGTGCGTCGTAAGATCGTGGATTTGAATCTTGAGATTACGCTCAACCGCGTTGATCAAGAAGAAGTGGATTCCCAAAATAATCCTGTTTTGATTACTGAGTGGGAGTGTAACAAGCCTTTTGTTGATCCCGGTGTTTCAGAAATCACAACATGTACCGGAGAGCCCATCCCCATGGACGGGCTGAAGGTTTCCGGTCTGCCGGCCGAAGATTATATACCGGTTACGGGGGATGAATTTCAGATTGTTTATGAAATTACTTATCAAGGACGTTATCGCAGCGTGGAGCGGCTCGTGCGCGTCGGTAATTTTGAGGGACCGGAGATTAGTCTGCAGGGAGAGGGAGTTTTATCCGAGAACGAATTGGTCGCGCCCGATGCGCCCGATCCGGAATGGTGGACTGATGCGAAACAATGGTGCAACGAATTGTATGGAGTCGATTCGGATCATCCTCAATTGCCGGAAGAATGGCGAGTGGCTGAAGCCTATGATGAGCTTTTTGACGCTGCCATGCCTTGGAATTGCCCACTCTCTAGGTCGGGTCAATTCTACGAAGAAGAACTTGGTGTCCGTGCAAGAGATGATTGTGATGCTAAAAACGTCCCGTGGAAACGCATGCTTCTTCTACTGACCGAGTACAACGCACAAGACGGAAAAGAATATTTCCGTTATGCCGGTTTCTTGGATGATTTCGAAAATAATCCGCCCGCCCATATTTTTGACCGTGATGTGCAGGAACAGGAAGCTCGTCATTTGCGCCAAGATATCTCCGGACTCACGTGGATGGGATACCGTGCCTATTATGTGGCTTGGGATCTTTATAACAATTATTCTGTTGCATCGCGATTGATTAAGCCTGAATACGTGGAATTTACCCTCAATGCCGAAGAAATCACGATTGAATGTGGGGAAGAAGATCAAGTTGATTGGGAAGACAATGTGCAAGTTCAATTCTTGTGTGAAGCGGATACAGAAGAAGCATTGCAAACTTATTATAGCCTGTGGCATTTGTTGGAAGATGGCACGTGGGAACGCGATGATTCAGGGGCGTTGAAAGAATACACGGTCGAAGAAGCCAAGGGTCAACCTGGTGAATATGCCGTCCTTTACAGCGTAGTTTCGTCTTCCGGTCTCACGGTGCCCGAACGAGATACCGAAGGCAATCTTTTGAATGTAGAAGCACTTTTGGGCTTCGATGCGCCCAATCTCTGCCGCTTCCTTGTTCAGGATACTATTGGCCCCGTTTTAACCTTGTTAGGCGATGAGGTCATGGAAGTGAACTTCGGAGAAGGTTATGAGGAACCCGGTTATGTCGCTTTCGATCAGTGTGAAGGTGACTTGACTGCAGCCGTAAAAGTTACGGGCAGAATTGACACCTTCAAGCTCGGCGAACAGCAACTTATCTATCGGGTATCGGATGGCACCGGCAACAGCACCGGAATCGCCAAGGATGCGAACGAAGTCGTCCGTACTGTGATTGTTGTTGATCCGTCGCGCCCTGAAATTACTGTGGATCCCCTTACTGTAACCGTGGAATGTAACGATGTCTATACAGATACAGGTATCACCGCCGTGGATCTCAATACGGGTACGGATATGATGGAATACCTCCAGGTTTCCGGATTGAGCGCCGCTTTAATGAGTGCCGACGGTGCGCGGCCCGGTGTGTATGAAGTTACCTATCGTCTCGCCTATCGTGAAGACCGCAATGAAGCTGTTGCAACACGTACTATTGTTGTGCGGGATAGCGTAGCGCCGGTCATTAGTTTGCGCGGCCCCGACTATATAGAGATCGATTGCGGCGCGAATTATCGGGATCTTGGTATCATGTCTGCATCGGATAGTTGCGACGGCGATCTTACCCGTTCTGTACGCCAGCAGGGCAACGCAGACAGTAGCACGCCCGGTACCTATGTCTTGAACTATCACGTTCAAGATAGCGCCGGTAATATGGGCAGTGTTTCCCGCACGGTAGTGGTTCGTCCCTGCAGTGATGAAGGCGAAGGCGAGGGAGAAGGTGAAGTTCCTGGTGAAGGCGAAGTATTCGAAGGGGAAGACACCGCTGAAGTGCGTGTGCCTGCCCTCAGCATGCTGTCCGTGGAAGAAGCCGGGGAAGTGTTGGCAAGCCGCGGGTTACACTTAGATACCATTCAGAGAATATGCGACGACGAGATTCCTGAAGGAATCGTTATCAGCCAAGATCCGGCCCCGGGAACTTTGGTGGAACGGGGTACCGATGTGGTACTGCAAGTCTCGTGCGGACCGTGCCCCCGAGGATGTGAAGGTGGATGTGACGGTGGAAATATCTTTGGTGGTTCCTCGCTG
The Candidatus Hydrogenedentota bacterium DNA segment above includes these coding regions:
- a CDS encoding DUF5011 domain-containing protein yields the protein MKQFSHTLKMMCLAMGLCLIFVTGAVAADPNVKITPREATGSSSFPIWTQNWECNVPWDDPGATAVNVDTGEDLSRLIKSEIDDPSNSKEFTVKYWVEIDGQKLGLVQRKVSVIDSLPPVINLLASQEGVSGVQLLTRDFDPKYEEPEWVTIMRNNLKGKDPVWDFLVVNPLFNYVPTGWADAGAMPWRCYHLNPYKEALRVFDACEGEYTEDTLDKNIFIVVTRVCDKGEEFFVTGGSLSDINNKNLIFSLSKDLACDNYVGYRFYYFAKDSGNRVSFISRHVRPVSGEGISLAEPKEITIRCNGNLNELRMAESRDTAASVCRGNITHLIRRSGEVPKENGFYVPGTYYLYYTIESYQSSLQLRKIIVEDTPPVIHLFNQKGDEVDQLSPESLIILPWCEFLSEEGTNDEEKVHNWEKNWWPMKSLYAPEEPEEYGFSVTHICEDNSLLSSWVDLKGIGIIRNTLLNTAAAGSVYDHVGLYPLTYELNYPSHKIVSKTRYVLITENLSVDLDFLGSGYTIEDGQELVRIECGSSTIFNPPEVVRVWSQCSNADLTAVYETTINAFKWEGSRWSPMELKEEPINTSEPGRYKFIYYAKYKSGEDIPIHTLKVLVEDTQGPIITLNEGEEFYIPCGSVFKEPGFNAMDQCDGDLTGQVRISGYPVTDREYRTYTVKDSSGYESSVRRKIVDLNLEITLNRVDQEEVDSQNNPVLITEWECNKPFVDPGVSEITTCTGEPIPMDGLKVSGLPAEDYIPVTGDEFQIVYEITYQGRYRSVERLVRVGNFEGPEISLQGEGVLSENELVAPDAPDPEWWTDAKQWCNELYGVDSDHPQLPEEWRVAEAYDELFDAAMPWNCPLSRSGQFYEEELGVRARDDCDAKNVPWKRMLLLLTEYNAQDGKEYFRYAGFLDDFENNPPAHIFDRDVQEQEARHLRQDISGLTWMGYRAYYVAWDLYNNYSVASRLIKPEYVEFTLNAEEITIECGEEDQVDWEDNVQVQFLCEADTEEALQTYYSLWHLLEDGTWERDDSGALKEYTVEEAKGQPGEYAVLYSVVSSSGLTVPERDTEGNLLNVEALLGFDAPNLCRFLVQDTIGPVLTLLGDEVMEVNFGEGYEEPGYVAFDQCEGDLTAAVKVTGRIDTFKLGEQQLIYRVSDGTGNSTGIAKDANEVVRTVIVVDPSRPEITVDPLTVTVECNDVYTDTGITAVDLNTGTDMMEYLQVSGLSAALMSADGARPGVYEVTYRLAYREDRNEAVATRTIVVRDSVAPVISLRGPDYIEIDCGANYRDLGIMSASDSCDGDLTRSVRQQGNADSSTPGTYVLNYHVQDSAGNMGSVSRTVVVRPCSDEGEGEGEGEVPGEGEVFEGEDTAEVRVPALSMLSVEEAGEVLASRGLHLDTIQRICDDEIPEGIVISQDPAPGTLVERGTDVVLQVSCGPCPRGCEGGCDGGNIFGGSSLLLGIFATIAHIILSIGSGVSTGGTGK